The Verrucomicrobiia bacterium genome segment GACGCAGTGGAAGCGCCGGACAAGGTGTTGAGTGAGTGGGTGGTGAAGAGTTATCGGGGTAAAGAAGAGATGGTGAACGGTTAAAAGGTGATTGCAGCAGTTTTAAAAATCCCGCAGCGGGGTGGTTGAAGAATTATTAGTGCGCTATTTTGGGTGCTGACGTCGTTTCGGTTCAGGCACAGAGTCCTTGGAGCCCAGTGAGTTCTGGATGTGAAGGTGAGGCGGAAGGAAACGTCAGTTAGCAAAAGTTGGAGGGGCGTGCTAGATTATCGAAGATTTAGACGTATGGGGATGAACCACCGCGTCTGGAAAGTCGTATGATCCAGCATCCCAATCCTGTGGAGGATGTCGTTTATCGTTCCGTGAAGATTGAAGCGGGTTCGGTAAGGTTATCCGGGCAATGGGATATGCCGGAGCGATCGCGCAGTGTGGTGCTGTTCGCGCATGGCAGCGGGAGCAGCCGTCATAGTCCGCGTAATCAGGCAGTGGCGCGGACGTTGCAGGAAGCAGGGGCGGGCACGTTGCTATTTGATCTGCTGACACAGGAGGAGGAAGTGGAGGATGAACTTTCGGGGCATATCCGTTTCAACATCCCTTTTCTCACGGAGCGATTGATCATGGCGACGCGATGGTTACGAGGGCAACCGGAAGCGAAGGGGTTGCGCATCGGTTATTTTGGATCGAGCACGGGTGGTGCGGCGGCTTTGGCGGCGGCAGCGGAGGAGGGGGAGATCGTTCAGGCGGTGGTTTCG includes the following:
- a CDS encoding alpha/beta family hydrolase, with product MIQHPNPVEDVVYRSVKIEAGSVRLSGQWDMPERSRSVVLFAHGSGSSRHSPRNQAVARTLQEAGAGTLLFDLLTQEEEVEDELSGHIRFNIPFLTERLIMATRWLRGQPEAKGLRIGYFGSSTGGAAALAAAAEEGEIVQAVVSRGGRPDLAGRALSHVLAPALLIVGEHDEAVLHLNKQAAAQLKCEHKLAIVPGATHLFEEAGALEEVARLASGWFQHHLEGVS